A single window of Acidobacteriota bacterium DNA harbors:
- a CDS encoding tetratricopeptide repeat protein → MTQEQTRAQFTEIVTRDEDRLELDRAALLIAAEEYPNLDIEEYLSLLDHFGEQARARDDYFADPLTQIMRLGNLLFDDLGFRGNAENYYDARNSFLNNVIERRTGIPITLSVVMMEVGRRIGLTLYGVGMPGHFLVKYVGGGQEIFADPFHGGRIVDEDRCRRMIEEMYNGQLSFSSSFLNAVTKKQILSRMLQNLKGIYAKANDHFKLLSAIERALLINPDSTAEIRDRAMACFSLKRYAEARMGFEDYLRREPEAADVAKIKSLLAELQLRQAQLN, encoded by the coding sequence CTGGATCGCGCCGCATTGCTGATTGCCGCCGAAGAGTATCCGAATCTGGATATCGAAGAATATCTTTCACTGCTGGATCATTTCGGCGAACAAGCGCGCGCACGAGATGATTATTTTGCCGATCCGCTGACGCAAATCATGCGGCTCGGCAATTTGTTATTCGATGATTTGGGATTTCGCGGCAACGCTGAAAACTATTACGACGCGCGAAACAGTTTTTTGAACAATGTCATCGAGCGGCGAACCGGAATCCCCATTACGCTTTCGGTTGTGATGATGGAAGTTGGGCGGCGAATCGGTTTAACGCTTTATGGCGTAGGCATGCCTGGTCACTTTCTGGTCAAGTATGTGGGCGGGGGGCAGGAGATTTTCGCCGATCCATTTCATGGCGGGAGGATTGTGGATGAAGATCGCTGCCGCAGGATGATTGAAGAAATGTACAACGGCCAATTGTCCTTTTCTTCTTCCTTCCTGAACGCAGTAACCAAAAAACAAATCCTGAGCCGGATGTTACAAAATCTGAAAGGCATTTATGCCAAGGCCAACGACCATTTCAAATTGCTGAGCGCAATTGAACGAGCGTTGTTGATCAATCCGGATTCAACGGCCGAAATTCGAGATCGAGCGATGGCCTGTTTTTCGCTGAAACGCTATGCAGAAGCTCGGATGGGATTTGAGGATTATCTTCGCCGCGAACCGGAAGCCGCGGACGTTGCCAAAATCAAATCGCTCTTGGCCGAATTGCAGTTGCGGCAGGCTCAGTTGAATTGA